A stretch of Gemmobacter fulvus DNA encodes these proteins:
- a CDS encoding gamma-glutamyltransferase family protein encodes MRDFQRPGRSAVYATNGVCATSHPLAAKVALDVLQAGGNAADAAIAGAVLLGICEPQMTGIGGDCFILMKPAGEDRVIGLNGSGCAPAALSAAVLRAEGLTTMPIHGIAPVTLPGAMDAFCRLNADWGKLPLADLLAPAVHYAEEGVPVAPRVARDWAEDAAILQGDARRFYLLNGAAPQIGQIFRAPGQAEVLRRVAREGRAGFYEGEVADDMITSLRALGGCHTHEDLAAVASFYTDPVQTTYKEVDLLEHPPNGQGATALLLLNILSQFDLAAMDPFGAQRAHIEAEASKLAYDARNRFLADPDHTTRLAHMLAPETASRLAALIDPRRAMADPAPLSEAVHKDTVYITVVDRDRMAVSLIYSIFWGFGAGLATQKFGINFQNRGAGFSLTPGHANEAAGGKRPMHTIIPGMLAAQGRVTMPFGVMGGAYQPCGHARFVSNLCDFGMDLQSAIDGPRCFTTAEGFKLETGYSPETATALTEMGHKVVAADEPIGGAQAIRILDSGILEGASDPRKDGCALGY; translated from the coding sequence ATGCGTGATTTTCAGCGTCCGGGCCGCTCGGCGGTTTATGCCACCAACGGCGTCTGCGCCACGTCCCACCCGCTTGCGGCCAAGGTCGCGCTGGATGTGCTGCAAGCCGGGGGCAATGCCGCCGATGCCGCGATTGCCGGGGCGGTGTTGCTGGGGATCTGCGAACCACAGATGACCGGCATCGGGGGTGACTGCTTCATACTGATGAAACCCGCAGGCGAAGACCGCGTTATCGGGCTGAACGGGTCGGGCTGTGCGCCTGCGGCCCTGTCTGCGGCGGTGCTGCGGGCAGAGGGGCTGACCACCATGCCCATTCACGGCATTGCGCCGGTCACCTTGCCCGGCGCAATGGATGCGTTCTGCCGCCTGAATGCCGATTGGGGCAAGCTGCCGCTGGCGGATCTTCTGGCCCCCGCCGTCCATTATGCCGAAGAGGGCGTGCCAGTGGCACCCCGCGTCGCCCGCGACTGGGCCGAAGATGCCGCCATCCTGCAAGGCGATGCCCGCCGCTTTTACCTTCTGAACGGTGCCGCGCCACAGATCGGCCAGATCTTCCGCGCGCCCGGTCAGGCCGAGGTATTGCGCCGCGTCGCCCGCGAAGGCCGCGCCGGATTTTACGAGGGCGAGGTGGCAGATGACATGATCACCTCGCTCCGCGCGCTGGGCGGCTGTCATACGCATGAGGATCTGGCCGCCGTTGCAAGCTTTTACACAGATCCGGTGCAGACCACCTACAAAGAGGTGGATCTGCTGGAACATCCGCCGAACGGCCAGGGCGCGACTGCGCTGTTGCTGCTCAACATCCTGTCGCAATTCGATCTGGCCGCGATGGACCCGTTCGGCGCCCAGCGCGCGCATATCGAGGCCGAGGCCAGCAAGCTTGCCTATGATGCGCGCAACCGCTTTCTGGCCGACCCCGATCACACCACGCGCCTCGCGCATATGCTTGCCCCCGAAACCGCCAGCCGCCTGGCCGCGCTGATTGATCCGCGCCGCGCCATGGCCGATCCCGCACCGCTGAGCGAGGCGGTGCACAAGGATACCGTCTATATCACCGTCGTTGACCGCGACCGCATGGCGGTGTCGCTGATCTATTCGATCTTCTGGGGCTTCGGGGCCGGCCTCGCCACGCAGAAATTCGGCATCAACTTCCAGAATCGCGGCGCGGGGTTCAGCCTGACCCCCGGCCATGCGAACGAGGCGGCGGGCGGCAAACGCCCGATGCACACCATCATTCCGGGCATGTTGGCCGCGCAGGGCCGCGTCACCATGCCGTTCGGCGTGATGGGTGGCGCATATCAGCCCTGTGGCCACGCCCGCTTTGTCAGCAACCTGTGCGATTTCGGCATGGATCTGCAAAGCGCCATCGACGGGCCGCGCTGCTTTACCACGGCCGAGGGCTTCAAGCTGGAAACGGGCTACAGCCCCGAGACCGCCACCGCCCTGACCGAAATGGGGCACAAGGTCGTCGCGGCGGATGAACCGATTGGCGGGGCACAAGCCATTCGCATTCTGGACAGCGGCATTCTGGAAGGCGCGTCGGACCCGCGCAAGGATGGCTGCGCGCTTGGCTACTGA
- the hspQ gene encoding heat shock protein HspQ — protein MLKTQAKYHLGQVLRHRKHPFRGVVFDVDAMFSNTEEWYAAIPEESRPSKDQPFYHLLAENDQSYYVAYVSEQNLVPDDTGEPVDHPDLHDLFGDFEDGRYPLQFQLN, from the coding sequence ATGTTGAAGACGCAGGCCAAATATCATCTGGGGCAGGTGCTGCGACATCGCAAGCACCCGTTTCGGGGTGTCGTGTTTGATGTCGACGCGATGTTCTCCAACACCGAAGAATGGTATGCGGCCATCCCCGAAGAAAGCCGCCCGTCGAAAGACCAGCCGTTCTATCATCTGCTGGCCGAAAACGACCAAAGTTACTATGTCGCCTATGTATCAGAGCAGAATCTGGTCCCGGATGACACGGGCGAGCCTGTCGATCACCCGGATCTGCACGATCTGTTCGGGGATTTCGAGGATGGGCGCTATCCGCTCCAGTTCCAGCTGAACTGA
- a CDS encoding transglycosylase SLT domain-containing protein: MSRLLRASILLLLLASCGGGGRFSAPRNLDDACAILRERPEYYRAMKATERRWGIPIHVQMATIHQESKFIGNAQTPHRFALGIIPMGRQSTAYGYSQALDGTWEEYQQETRRRSARRDRIEDATDFMGWYMDGTEKRLGVPKWNARDQYLAYHEGRTGFANGSYNAKSWLVDVAARVQTRSQTYAAQLSGCGRN; this comes from the coding sequence ATGAGCAGACTTCTCCGTGCGTCGATCCTTCTGTTGCTATTGGCCTCCTGTGGAGGTGGCGGCAGATTTTCGGCGCCCCGTAACCTGGACGACGCCTGCGCGATTCTGCGTGAGCGGCCTGAATACTATCGTGCCATGAAGGCGACGGAGCGCCGCTGGGGCATCCCGATCCACGTCCAGATGGCGACGATCCATCAGGAAAGCAAATTCATCGGCAATGCGCAGACCCCGCATCGGTTTGCCCTGGGCATCATTCCGATGGGGCGCCAAAGCACGGCCTATGGATATAGCCAAGCTCTCGATGGCACCTGGGAGGAATACCAGCAAGAAACCCGCCGCCGCAGCGCCCGCCGTGACCGGATCGAGGACGCGACCGATTTCATGGGTTGGTACATGGATGGCACCGAAAAACGGCTGGGCGTACCCAAATGGAATGCGCGCGACCAGTATCTTGCCTATCACGAAGGCCGGACCGGCTTTGCCAATGGCAGCTACAATGCAAAAAGCTGGCTGGTGGATGTGGCGGCCCGCGTGCAGACCCGCTCGCAGACTTATGCCGCACAGCTTTCGGGCTGCGGTCGGAACTGA
- a CDS encoding LolA family protein produces MKPFRALLAPLALLALALPAQAEKISLNAISGYLNKLTTAEAEFTQVNADGSIGTGKLFIKRPGRVRFEYAKPDRSLVMASAGNVAIFDNKSNQPPEQYPLDKTPLNLILAENVDLGRAKMVIGHREDGNTTRVVAQDPKHPEYGSIEMVFTANPVELRQWVITDDAGGQTTVILGEMTKGKNYNTTLFNIALEMERRK; encoded by the coding sequence ATGAAACCGTTCCGCGCCCTTCTGGCCCCGCTCGCCCTTCTTGCGCTTGCCCTGCCCGCGCAGGCCGAGAAGATCTCTCTCAATGCGATTTCCGGCTATCTCAACAAACTGACGACGGCCGAGGCAGAGTTCACCCAGGTGAATGCCGATGGCAGCATCGGCACCGGCAAGCTGTTCATCAAACGCCCGGGCCGGGTGCGGTTTGAATATGCCAAACCGGACCGCAGCCTTGTCATGGCCAGCGCTGGCAATGTGGCGATTTTCGATAACAAGTCGAACCAGCCGCCCGAGCAATACCCGCTCGACAAGACGCCGCTGAACCTGATCCTGGCGGAAAATGTCGATCTGGGGCGCGCCAAGATGGTGATCGGCCACCGCGAGGATGGCAATACCACCCGCGTGGTCGCACAAGACCCGAAGCACCCGGAATATGGCTCGATCGAGATGGTGTTCACCGCCAATCCGGTCGAGTTGCGGCAATGGGTGATCACCGATGATGCCGGTGGCCAGACGACGGTGATCCTTGGCGAGATGACCAAGGGCAAGAACTACAACACCACGCTGTTCAACATCGCTCTGGAAATGGAACGCCGCAAGTAA
- a CDS encoding AMP-binding protein, with protein MIYTEAPRPGGEARVQGASQPPLLHDTIPAALARCAAENPQGEGLIFTDRDLRLTWQQLAEAVDRLATGLLDLGLARGDRVGIWAPNRPEWVLTQFATARIGAILVNVNPAYRLGELDYALRHVGVRALIAADRFKSSDYLAMLADLAPELGTCAPGALVSARLPDLRLVIRMGAGDSAGMLNFDHIAATPADPARLARATAALSPDDAINIQFTSGTTGLPKGATLSHRNILNNAQFVTGRMNFTAADRLCIPVPLYHCFGMVMGVLGCVTCGAAMVFPGEGFDADATLATVADERCTALYGVPTMFSTMLAAESFVHHDLGSLRTGIMAGAPCPIEVMKRVQTEMHMTEVTIAYGMTETSPVSFQSLTDDPVDKRVSTVGRIHPHLEVKLVNEQGTTVAVGEIGELCTRGYSVMRGYWGEPGKTAEAIDEEGWMHTGDLAVLDAAGYCSIVGRLKDMLIRGGENIYPREVEEYLFRHPAVQTAQVFGVPDAKFGEEVCAWIVLKPGQSATEAEIREFCRGQMAHYKVPRHVRFKADLPMTVTGKAQKFVMRDAMIAELTAAQTEKSG; from the coding sequence ATGATCTATACCGAAGCGCCGCGACCGGGCGGCGAGGCACGGGTGCAGGGCGCAAGCCAGCCGCCGCTGCTGCATGACACCATTCCCGCAGCGCTGGCGCGCTGTGCCGCCGAAAACCCGCAGGGTGAGGGGCTGATCTTTACCGACCGCGACCTGCGACTGACATGGCAGCAATTGGCCGAGGCGGTGGACCGGCTGGCCACGGGCCTGTTGGACCTTGGCCTTGCACGTGGCGACAGGGTGGGCATCTGGGCCCCGAACCGCCCGGAATGGGTGCTGACGCAATTCGCCACCGCGCGCATCGGGGCGATTCTGGTCAATGTGAATCCGGCTTACCGGCTGGGCGAGCTGGACTATGCCTTGCGCCATGTCGGGGTGCGGGCGCTGATTGCAGCGGACAGGTTCAAATCGTCGGATTATCTGGCGATGCTGGCCGACCTTGCGCCCGAGCTTGGCACTTGCGCGCCCGGTGCGCTGGTGTCGGCGCGGCTGCCCGATCTGCGGCTGGTGATCCGCATGGGGGCAGGGGACAGCGCCGGGATGCTGAATTTCGATCACATCGCCGCAACCCCCGCCGATCCGGCGCGGCTGGCGCGGGCCACGGCGGCGCTGTCGCCCGATGATGCGATCAACATCCAGTTCACCTCGGGCACCACCGGCCTGCCGAAAGGGGCCACGCTCAGCCATCGCAACATCCTCAACAATGCGCAATTCGTGACCGGGCGGATGAATTTCACCGCCGCCGACCGGCTGTGCATTCCGGTGCCGCTGTATCACTGTTTCGGCATGGTGATGGGCGTGCTGGGCTGTGTGACGTGTGGTGCGGCCATGGTGTTTCCGGGCGAGGGCTTTGACGCCGATGCCACGCTGGCCACGGTGGCGGATGAACGCTGCACCGCGCTGTATGGTGTGCCCACGATGTTCTCGACCATGCTCGCGGCGGAAAGTTTTGTGCATCACGATCTGGGCAGCCTGCGCACCGGCATCATGGCCGGCGCGCCCTGTCCCATCGAGGTGATGAAACGCGTGCAGACCGAAATGCACATGACCGAGGTGACCATCGCCTATGGCATGACCGAAACCTCGCCCGTGTCGTTCCAGTCGCTGACCGATGATCCGGTCGACAAACGCGTGTCGACGGTGGGCCGCATCCATCCGCATCTGGAGGTGAAGCTGGTGAACGAGCAGGGTACCACCGTCGCCGTGGGCGAGATCGGCGAGCTTTGCACCCGCGGTTATTCGGTCATGCGTGGCTATTGGGGCGAACCGGGCAAGACCGCCGAGGCGATTGACGAGGAAGGCTGGATGCACACCGGCGATCTGGCGGTGCTGGATGCGGCTGGCTATTGCAGCATCGTGGGGCGGCTGAAAGACATGCTGATCCGTGGCGGTGAAAACATCTATCCGCGTGAGGTGGAGGAGTATCTGTTCCGTCACCCTGCCGTGCAGACCGCGCAGGTGTTTGGCGTGCCGGATGCCAAGTTCGGCGAAGAGGTCTGCGCCTGGATCGTGCTGAAACCTGGCCAAAGCGCCACCGAGGCCGAGATCCGCGAATTCTGTCGCGGCCAGATGGCGCATTACAAGGTGCCCCGCCATGTGCGGTTCAAAGCCGACCTGCCGATGACGGTCACGGGAAAGGCGCAGAAATTTGTGATGCGCGATGCGATGATTGCCGAGCTGACGGCGGCGCAGACCGAAAAATCAGGCTGA
- a CDS encoding aldehyde dehydrogenase family protein translates to MADYKLLINGALVDGDAVMEVINPATEEVLAHCPRGSAAQMNAAVAAAKAAFPGWAARPLTERRAMILALADRLEAEADSFARLLTQEQGKPLTEASAEILYTCAFIRHLAGYDLPVKVIEDNETRLVEQHRRPLGVVGAIIPWNFPILIVAFKAPLALLAGNTLVIKPAPTTPLATLKLGEIMAEVFPAGVVNIVTDLNDLGAMLTAHPDVAKISFTGSSATGQKVMASAAGTIKRLTLELGGNDAAIVLPGADPETAAPGIFGGAFLNAGQVCLAIKRVYVHDSIYDDICSRLARLADAAVVDDGLKQGTTIGPVQNRTQFEKLKEFLADAKASGRIIAGGAVEDRPGFFIRPTIVADVDDDARIVQEEQFGPILPVVRYSDTETALARANASPWGLGGSVWGQDREAARAVALRMESGTVWINKHLDFGPNMPFGGAKQSGIGVEFAEEGLAEFTQLHIVNEAR, encoded by the coding sequence ATGGCTGACTATAAACTGCTCATCAATGGGGCGCTGGTCGACGGGGATGCGGTGATGGAGGTCATCAACCCCGCGACCGAAGAGGTTCTGGCGCACTGCCCGCGCGGGTCGGCGGCACAGATGAATGCGGCGGTGGCGGCGGCAAAGGCGGCCTTTCCGGGCTGGGCGGCCCGCCCGCTGACCGAACGCCGGGCGATGATCCTTGCACTGGCAGACCGGCTGGAGGCAGAGGCCGACAGTTTCGCGCGGCTGCTGACACAGGAACAGGGCAAACCGCTGACCGAAGCCTCGGCCGAGATCCTGTATACCTGCGCCTTCATCCGGCATCTGGCGGGTTATGATCTGCCGGTGAAGGTGATCGAGGACAATGAGACCCGGCTGGTGGAGCAGCATCGCCGCCCTCTGGGCGTGGTGGGCGCGATCATCCCGTGGAACTTCCCGATCCTGATCGTGGCCTTCAAGGCGCCGCTGGCCTTGCTGGCGGGCAATACGCTGGTGATCAAACCGGCACCGACGACGCCGCTGGCCACGCTGAAGCTGGGCGAGATCATGGCCGAGGTGTTTCCGGCGGGCGTGGTGAACATCGTCACCGACCTGAATGATCTGGGCGCAATGCTGACGGCGCACCCGGATGTGGCGAAAATCTCGTTCACCGGATCCAGCGCCACCGGGCAGAAGGTCATGGCCAGTGCGGCGGGTACCATCAAGCGGCTGACGCTGGAACTGGGCGGCAATGATGCGGCCATCGTGCTGCCGGGGGCAGACCCCGAAACCGCCGCGCCGGGCATCTTTGGCGGCGCCTTCCTGAATGCCGGGCAGGTGTGCCTGGCGATCAAGCGGGTCTATGTCCACGATTCGATCTATGACGACATCTGTTCGCGTCTGGCCCGTCTGGCCGATGCGGCGGTGGTGGATGACGGGCTGAAACAGGGCACGACCATCGGCCCGGTGCAGAACCGCACGCAGTTTGAAAAGCTGAAGGAGTTTCTGGCCGATGCCAAGGCCAGCGGCCGCATCATCGCAGGTGGCGCGGTCGAGGATCGGCCCGGCTTCTTCATCCGCCCGACCATCGTGGCGGATGTCGATGACGATGCGCGCATCGTGCAGGAAGAACAGTTCGGCCCGATCCTGCCGGTGGTGCGCTACAGCGATACCGAAACCGCGCTGGCACGGGCGAATGCCTCGCCTTGGGGGCTGGGTGGGTCTGTCTGGGGGCAGGACCGCGAGGCGGCGCGGGCTGTGGCACTGCGGATGGAAAGTGGCACGGTCTGGATCAACAAACATCTGGATTTTGGCCCGAACATGCCGTTCGGCGGGGCCAAACAATCGGGCATCGGGGTGGAGTTCGCAGAAGAAGGGCTGGCCGAATTCACCCAGTTGCATATCGTGAACGAAGCCCGCTGA
- the qhpR gene encoding AraC-like transcriptional regulator QhpR, which translates to MNASWIIAQPFSAMRAQHRIAAHGPDAGPDPLAGDRHMPLRDFVAELEAARSAADDPLIAWQMGETFDLADLGQLGCTVAQAPTLGAALRCFQQGFFALQSGAEVRLDVDGSEAHFHYRILDSRIWPRRADAELTLGVLAGIVRRYVPGEPMMNGVSFEHAPCAARRQIADKVSCQLRYDAGDNTISLPLRLLDRRRSDAAATDTAFRDSLQALDRHVQELRRAEPLPDRVRLAIFERIGRAPLDQDSIARVLGLSERSLRRHLESNGTSFQELTEECRRIFGHALLVRSAVPLSEIAFRLGYSDQTAFSRAFSRWYGASPRALRQAGDAGESVIR; encoded by the coding sequence ATGAATGCCTCCTGGATCATTGCCCAGCCCTTTTCCGCGATGCGCGCACAGCATCGCATTGCGGCGCATGGCCCCGACGCGGGCCCGGATCCGCTTGCCGGGGATCGCCACATGCCGCTGCGCGATTTCGTGGCCGAGCTTGAGGCCGCGCGCTCTGCCGCCGATGATCCCCTGATCGCCTGGCAAATGGGCGAGACATTCGATCTGGCCGATCTGGGCCAGTTGGGCTGCACCGTGGCACAGGCCCCGACACTGGGGGCGGCGCTGCGCTGCTTTCAGCAGGGCTTCTTCGCGCTGCAATCCGGGGCCGAGGTGCGGCTGGATGTGGATGGCTCCGAGGCGCATTTCCACTATCGCATCCTCGACAGCCGGATCTGGCCGCGCCGTGCCGATGCTGAACTGACCCTTGGGGTTCTGGCGGGCATCGTGCGCCGCTATGTGCCGGGCGAACCGATGATGAATGGCGTGTCGTTTGAACACGCGCCCTGCGCTGCCCGACGCCAGATTGCCGACAAGGTCAGCTGTCAGCTGCGCTATGACGCGGGCGACAACACCATCAGCCTGCCGCTGCGCCTGCTGGATCGCCGCAGAAGTGATGCCGCCGCCACGGATACCGCCTTTCGCGACAGCCTTCAGGCGCTGGACCGGCATGTGCAGGAGCTGCGCCGGGCCGAGCCGCTGCCAGACCGCGTGCGCCTCGCCATCTTTGAACGCATCGGCCGCGCCCCGCTGGATCAGGACAGCATCGCCCGGGTTCTGGGCCTGTCGGAGCGCAGCCTGCGCCGCCATCTGGAAAGCAACGGCACCAGCTTTCAGGAGTTGACCGAAGAATGCCGCCGCATCTTTGGCCATGCGCTGCTGGTGCGCAGCGCCGTCCCACTGAGCGAGATTGCGTTTCGGTTGGGTTATTCCGATCAAACCGCATTCTCCCGCGCGTTTTCGCGCTGGTATGGGGCGTCGCCGCGCGCGTTGCGGCAGGCGGGCGATGCGGGGGAAAGCGTGATCCGCTGA
- a CDS encoding ABC transporter ATP-binding protein, giving the protein MTGLGHWASRRMFGAEAALWLGPVLARAMGGVALVLASSLAAALLGLAPPYLTKLLIDQGLIAGDVRALCLWAAALFGLGLVALLAGIGNSLLHLRYSARMLADLRARMLDAVLAQQATRPALPLGEAMARLDGDSAEIQRFAFDSVLVAVGALFRLIGGAAMLLLLDWRLALIPLIAAPIELAFLSWARPRTQARAEDSRQHRGDVSSFLTESLAVLPLLRTLGAEAQRSAGFAPHQAGQIAALWRQRRWQEITGAVPQILNALVRSAVLLAGGMMVIAGAWPLGSLIAFLAYIGLMTGPLRNLLGLYHAQAQAKVAAARLGALAHPALAEPAGRMPAPGPGALRFDQARARHAAHAAQDFAIAPGSRVLMDGPSGVGKSTLMMLAARLAPPGPGARVFLDGADVVRLDAVALRRRVALVPQRGALIRGTLAENLRLADPGATDAQLWQVLDCADLADWVQAQGRGLDLPLSEGGAGLSGGERQKIAIARALLLPFRVLVLDESLSEIDAASARRILARIDAAYADRTRILIAHAGPAREGPFDQRITLSPASPACRNARGDAPYQRENARENAV; this is encoded by the coding sequence ATGACGGGTCTGGGCCATTGGGCCAGCCGCCGGATGTTCGGGGCAGAGGCCGCGCTGTGGCTGGGGCCGGTTCTGGCGCGGGCCATGGGTGGCGTGGCGCTGGTGCTGGCCAGTTCGCTGGCGGCGGCGCTGCTGGGGCTGGCCCCGCCCTATCTGACCAAGCTGCTGATCGATCAGGGGCTTATTGCAGGCGATGTGCGGGCGCTGTGCCTCTGGGCGGCGGCGCTGTTCGGGCTGGGGCTGGTGGCCCTGCTCGCGGGCATCGGCAACAGCCTGCTGCATCTGCGCTATTCGGCGCGGATGCTGGCCGATCTGCGCGCCCGGATGCTGGATGCGGTGCTGGCGCAGCAGGCGACCCGCCCGGCCTTGCCGTTGGGCGAGGCGATGGCAAGGCTGGATGGCGACAGCGCCGAAATCCAGCGCTTTGCGTTTGATTCCGTGCTGGTGGCGGTGGGGGCACTGTTCCGCCTGATCGGCGGCGCGGCCATGCTGCTGCTGCTGGACTGGCGGCTGGCGCTGATCCCGCTGATCGCGGCCCCGATCGAGCTGGCGTTTCTCAGCTGGGCGCGTCCACGCACGCAGGCGCGCGCCGAAGACAGCCGCCAGCACCGGGGCGATGTGTCGAGTTTCCTGACCGAAAGCCTTGCCGTGCTGCCCTTGCTGCGCACACTGGGGGCCGAGGCGCAGCGCAGCGCGGGCTTTGCGCCGCATCAGGCCGGGCAGATCGCGGCGCTGTGGCGGCAACGGCGCTGGCAAGAGATCACCGGCGCGGTGCCGCAGATCCTCAATGCGCTGGTGCGGTCGGCGGTGCTGTTGGCGGGCGGCATGATGGTGATTGCGGGGGCTTGGCCACTGGGGTCGCTGATTGCCTTTCTGGCCTATATCGGGCTGATGACCGGGCCGTTGCGCAATCTGCTGGGCCTGTATCATGCGCAGGCACAGGCAAAGGTGGCCGCGGCGCGGTTGGGCGCGCTGGCCCATCCGGCGCTGGCGGAACCTGCGGGGCGGATGCCCGCGCCCGGCCCCGGTGCGCTGCGCTTTGATCAGGCCCGCGCGCGCCACGCCGCGCACGCCGCGCAAGACTTTGCCATCGCCCCCGGCAGCCGGGTGCTGATGGACGGCCCGTCCGGGGTCGGAAAATCGACGCTGATGATGCTGGCGGCGCGTCTGGCCCCGCCGGGGCCGGGCGCGCGGGTGTTTCTGGATGGCGCGGATGTGGTGAGGCTTGATGCCGTGGCGCTGCGCCGCCGGGTGGCGCTGGTGCCGCAACGCGGGGCGCTGATCCGCGGCACTCTGGCCGAAAACCTGCGTCTGGCCGACCCCGGTGCCACCGATGCGCAGCTGTGGCAGGTGTTGGACTGCGCTGATCTGGCCGATTGGGTGCAGGCGCAGGGCCGTGGGCTTGATCTGCCTCTGTCCGAGGGCGGTGCGGGCCTGTCGGGGGGCGAGCGGCAGAAGATCGCCATCGCCCGCGCCCTGCTGCTGCCCTTCCGTGTGCTGGTTCTGGATGAGAGCCTGTCAGAGATCGACGCAGCGTCGGCCCGGCGGATTCTGGCCCGGATCGACGCGGCCTATGCGGATCGCACCCGGATCCTGATCGCCCATGCAGGCCCGGCACGCGAGGGGCCGTTTGATCAGCGGATCACGCTTTCCCCCGCATCGCCCGCCTGCCGCAACGCGCGCGGCGACGCCCCATACCAGCGCGAAAACGCGCGGGAGAATGCGGTTTGA
- the qhpE gene encoding subtilisin-like serine protease QhpE: MIMAPRIGVIDSGGPAEDLPGGRAFLPDGTSVAPVPDRLGHGTAVAQVLRRAWPSVQLVHAQVFLDRPVTSSAQVAAAVSWLGDPRRSGGQADIICLSLGLAVDRAPLRRACIAALEQGVLLVAASPARGEPCFPAAYPGVIAATGDARCDWDQVSVLPGGVFGAWCGSPERGHSGQGGASMATARVAGLLAVMLASGHIGPASAWLRARASFHGVERRVAQE; the protein is encoded by the coding sequence ATGATTATGGCGCCCCGCATCGGCGTCATTGACAGCGGCGGCCCGGCCGAAGATCTGCCGGGCGGCCGCGCCTTTCTGCCCGATGGCACCTCTGTCGCGCCGGTGCCGGACCGGCTGGGCCATGGCACGGCGGTGGCACAGGTGCTGCGCCGCGCCTGGCCTTCGGTGCAACTGGTGCATGCACAGGTGTTTCTGGACCGGCCCGTCACCAGTTCGGCGCAGGTTGCCGCCGCAGTCAGTTGGCTGGGTGATCCGCGCCGCAGTGGCGGGCAGGCCGATATCATCTGCCTCAGCCTTGGTCTCGCGGTGGACCGTGCGCCGCTGCGGCGCGCCTGTATCGCGGCGCTGGAGCAGGGGGTGCTGCTGGTCGCGGCCAGTCCGGCGCGCGGCGAGCCGTGTTTTCCCGCAGCCTATCCGGGGGTGATTGCCGCCACCGGCGATGCCCGCTGTGACTGGGATCAGGTGTCGGTCCTGCCCGGCGGCGTGTTCGGCGCCTGGTGCGGCTCGCCCGAGCGGGGGCATAGCGGCCAGGGCGGGGCCAGCATGGCCACGGCGCGGGTGGCCGGGCTGCTGGCGGTGATGCTGGCCTCGGGGCATATCGGCCCTGCGTCCGCATGGCTGCGCGCCCGGGCCAGCTTTCACGGCGTGGAACGCCGCGTGGCGCAGGAATGA
- the peaD gene encoding quinohemoprotein amine dehydrogenase subunit beta, protein MLNRTSVAALLAAGLLAGPALARDYILAPIRPDKLVVVDAEAMAIETVITLEDAGPMPQLPVVSKDGSRAFVLMNGQESIAEVDLHSGKTLKRIDMSDGTTRVKGMFGMDLAPDGKTLVVYQSPVELHATEFKVQPTRIAFYDTETGALKSTAPAPRQITLLAYATDGSKIYGMGRNMFVFDATTGAVIEEKPIHGWQQDTHTQPDVLDVWSQFESSGVMATPFYAVRKDKDPTDPTAYQTGLLTLDLSTGDLSMRDAEATDIFYFSTAVSPDKTRLYGAYNFLSSFDLATPAPIKRVPLPHSYYSVNVSTDGRTVWLGGALGDLAAYDAETLERKGEVKMPGGASMSLASVRLFTRED, encoded by the coding sequence ATGCTGAACCGCACTTCTGTTGCCGCCCTGCTGGCGGCGGGCCTGCTGGCCGGCCCTGCCCTCGCCCGCGATTACATTCTCGCCCCGATCCGCCCCGACAAACTGGTGGTGGTCGATGCCGAGGCGATGGCGATCGAAACCGTGATCACGCTGGAAGATGCAGGCCCGATGCCGCAATTGCCGGTGGTGAGCAAGGATGGCAGCCGCGCCTTCGTGCTGATGAACGGGCAGGAAAGCATTGCCGAGGTCGATCTGCACAGCGGCAAGACGCTGAAGCGCATCGACATGAGCGATGGCACAACCCGCGTCAAAGGCATGTTCGGCATGGATCTTGCGCCGGATGGCAAGACGCTGGTGGTCTATCAAAGCCCGGTCGAACTGCACGCGACCGAGTTCAAGGTGCAGCCGACCCGCATCGCTTTCTACGATACCGAAACCGGCGCGTTGAAATCCACTGCCCCGGCGCCGCGCCAGATCACGCTGCTGGCCTATGCCACCGATGGCAGCAAGATCTATGGCATGGGCCGCAACATGTTTGTGTTCGATGCTACCACCGGGGCAGTGATCGAGGAAAAGCCGATCCATGGCTGGCAACAGGACACCCATACCCAGCCCGATGTTCTGGATGTGTGGAGCCAGTTTGAAAGCTCGGGCGTGATGGCGACGCCATTCTATGCGGTGCGCAAGGACAAGGATCCGACCGACCCGACCGCCTATCAGACCGGGTTGCTGACCCTTGATCTGTCGACCGGCGATCTGTCGATGCGCGATGCCGAGGCCACCGACATCTTCTATTTCTCCACCGCCGTCAGCCCCGACAAGACGCGCCTCTATGGGGCCTATAACTTCCTGTCGAGTTTTGATCTGGCCACGCCCGCGCCGATCAAGCGGGTGCCGCTGCCGCACAGCTATTATTCGGTGAACGTGTCAACCGACGGGCGCACCGTCTGGCTGGGTGGCGCGCTGGGCGATCTGGCCGCCTATGATGCCGAAACGCTGGAACGCAAGGGCGAGGTGAAGATGCCGGGTGGGGCGTCGATGTCGCTGGCCTCGGTCCGGCTTTTCACGCGCGAGGACTGA